The Gouania willdenowi chromosome 5, fGouWil2.1, whole genome shotgun sequence sequence TCCCCTTCCAAGTTCCGGAATGTAACGGCAGTGTCAGTGAGACTTACCTACAGGGAGATTTCTCCTCCTCTGCTGAGTTCTATGTGTGCGTGGGCGTGTTTGGATTTCTGTTCTGCACCGCCACGCTGATCCTCTACCTGGGGTACCAGACCGTGTACCGTCAGACCAGCCGCGGTCCTCTCATAGTgagtgtttctctctctctctttctctctctgtggtGTGTTGAAGGGAAACGTAAGCGTGTGTTTTCTGCTTCCAGGACCTGGCCCTGACTGCAGTCTTTGCCTTCCTGTGGCTGGTTTCCTCCTCAGCCTGGGGCAAAGCTGTCACTGATATCACCTGGGAAACTAGTCCAACTCATCTGGCTCAATTGTGCAAAGCCAACCCGTGTGAACCAGGACAGGGTCCGTCTCTGGGCCGTCTCAACGCGTCTGTGGTAAGTCAATTAACAATGTACAGTCTAAACACTCATAGTCATAAAGTAGGGATGGGCAATAATATCGGCTCTCCATTATATCTAGAGTTCCTGCGGATCcttcttaaaaggcattaaattaatttacctaaaaaaaaggCCTCAATTGTCAttgaaatgtcttaaatcaatgtttcaatttTAACACATAGTGTGATTtgatgattgtaattagtctcacgtttcaaaataaatggtaaagtgtttttaataaacTAGTACAGCGCCCGTCAGAAATgtgcattcatatagtgggaggagcttaagtaggttgtgaaggttggatgtacaaagaggtgtacagaCTCTGTACTCTgaagtgttataaaggggtatatttgcaaaGTGAGTGTGGTTTCAAAcaacaattttaaataaccatgaaacgtataaaataacttttagcagtacaaaaacctttttaatatgggccttttttttttttaaacctgcaaacaaactgcgacacagtaaTAATAAGTTACCAGAACCGGAAGTACCGCGCGGTCGAAACCGGGAGCCGtaatctcaaaataaaatgaaaatgcacGTTTTGAAACGTAACCAAAAAAGTCCAAAGTAATGGATGCATGATCATAGGCCCATGCGCACGCTGttcaaaaagtttcaggtcgatcagacacacacagacgatCTTTGTCGAGGTGggagaaaaaattgattctTAGATGCATCGAGATTCGGAGGTGGATGATTCTGAATCGATTCTTTAATTTCCACTGATCGATAAGCTAAATTTTAGAGTCTGtttaaaagtctgaaaaaaaggcGGAACAAAAAGGCTGCGGAACTGTGGCGTGAAGCGTGTTTCCAGAGGGACACTTTAAAGAGAGCACCACAAGGAAGCATGAATGTGTGGGAGTTAAGACCAGCCCTGTGCAGCTTAAAAtctgatgtttctttaatgtcCATGGTGGAAATGAACTAGACAAGAGCCATGTTGTATGTAAGCTCTGTTACACTAACATTAAGTACTTTGGGAACACAACAAACATGAGAAGCCCCATAGCACGCTTTTACCTGGAGGAAGTCGGCTGCTGCTGTGGCTAAAAGTTCCTCTGCTAACCAGAGAACAATCAAACAAGTCACAACAAAGCTTCCAACCTCTTCGGAAAAGGTAAAGTGGATTAACAAGTTGACTGAAACATTTATTGCTAAGGATTTACGTCCTTACTCGGTCGTGGAAAACCAGGGCTTTGGTTCGCTGCTGCATACTTGGAGCCTAGATATACCATCTCTTCTCTACGGTACGTTACTGATACGACCATCCTGAAGCTTTACAACCAACCAAAACAGAAGTCATAGCATCACTGCAGAAAGCAGGTAGAATAGCAGTGACATGTGACGAGTGGACATCTTATAACCACGCATTTTATCTCTAATGACTGGAAGCTAATGTCAtacgtcatttttttttttttttaattgaagttttGTTACAAGGAAGGCTGCTACTacctttgtttcaaaaacttgtacattttcagttcaCATACTTCTTTCATTAGTGTAATAAAGAATAATGAATGGTAATGTATCTCTTTTTTTCTAAccacaaataatatatatttttatacagtgtgtggacacagtgaatacaacagatattttgtgaataaaacatgcatcaaaatacattaataatcgATTTAAAATCGAATCGAAGCCCCTTGAATCGTaattgaatcgaatcgtgaggtgCCTAAAGATTCCCACCCCTAGTTCTTTGCGCAATGTTGCAGTAaattatatctatctataaatacaaTCACGACATCAGAACCAACTACAAAACATTAACGTGGTTGCAGAGGGACTTGCTTGTGGCAACTTTCAACAAgatgggaaaatgtaaatttcacATAAATTGCCTTTCCAACGAAGATTTTTCcgtatggtttttatttttttctatttttgtttcatagatttttggctatttttgtagtcatcttgtgtgtttttggagttattttgattattttagtctgattcttttggtgtatttttctgtcattttgtgtgtttaatttggggaccaccagttgcacgtctgcactagacactagaaAAAATGTACCCTAACTCGATGTAATAAGCCTTTTTACCCTCTCGCTCtggttcagtacttccgcattaggtcaaaggtcagagggataaactcgccatgTCTGACGGTGTAGGaagtgagtctgacagagatttagattattttacctGAATGAACGTTGATTCCTTTTTGCGTAAACGTGGTATCGGTCTCCGAGGCAGAAAGACCAAGTTaactgctaaagctaatgctgcacatgagctgaaaatagttttttcctgacttttcaaactgtttcagctgATGGCGTTGCTCCAGTTCACTCATCGACCTGTCCATCTTCTGCACTTCCTTCTAATTTGTaacttgaattaaaataatgggtcaatacaaataatcatggacctggtgaGTGACTGTGGACCTCgttaatttaccttttcaaagtgagaactcatccTGTCCTTTACAGtcgttaaaacaactacacaagtcagaaaaagaaaacaacaataaagtaaatacagaaaatagaGGCGTAGAAGCAGAGGAAGTCTGTAGCTGTGATAATGTTTCTCACATCGGTTTTACTAAAGTGCTCAGATACGTGCATCAATCCTGGGTAGAGTCCTAATCTGCCCTCTGCAGACCCAGGTAGtctgtgttttcattcaccaaGGGTGGAAGCGTGGGGACCACCCTCgcttccatactgctgctgagctgcttccatcgttttttaaaagtgcacgGATCGGCGAAATCGGCATCAGCGGAAACCCCTGGACACCTcctcgagtctgaatatgtgtaatattaataacataaaCACTGTTAAAACAAtaacgatctctggaataacattaaaaacgctgttaggttgaaaatatcaacagagtagAGGAGCTTGTTTATGTTcatatccctctcgacctataACAATGTGCATTTAACTTGACAACCCTTATTAGTATTAAATAATGTTCTGTCTGTTAGTATAGATACAGTAGTTTGTctctattaaaaaataatcagccGTTAAAagatatattaataaatattaagtaGAAATAACTCAAAACTGAAATAACTCATAGTTGTGAGTTTTCATTGgttgtcatgttttattttggactCGGGAGCCAAGAGGAAGTCAGTGAGGAAGTTTCTGCAAAGAGGAGGAAGTTTTCAAACTAGAGGAAGTACATTTGTTAAACTGAAGAGTAAAAATGAGAACCAGTGAAAGGCTTTGAATAAAACCATGGccgtattttattttaaaatagtaTGTTGGCTGTTCATTAAAAACTTTGGCTTAATTTAAGTCTACAgagttattttttatcttatCTAATCATTACGGTTTGGAattatgtcatcaggatcatttaaattaagttgatcaataaacctgatcagattcaggaaagcattgatccctgaggggaaatatgctgacattaatgctgctttcattcatttttatatgacataaataattaaaaaggagcagtcagaataattcaAATCACTACAACTTAGATGTACCTTTAAATTATAGTTTACACATGGTTTTAGATTATACTTTTTATCATACATTTCTGTTTAGTTAgtatggaagaggattagggacactttttgtgtgttttgtgtgtgttttttttttaaaatcaatcttttttgtcttcctttttttcaaatttgtttggtctagattttaaatttttttattctaaagcTGCCCAGAAAATACCTGTGGTttgtgtgggaggagcttgcaggCATCCCAAAATAGTAACAgatgaaattgaaaaaataattaataataaaacgggtggaaaaaaaagaatcaagacgagaaaaaaaaaccagacactaaaataaaatagtgttcGACAattgtgaaattttttttttctttcttctatcaatggatcaggtttttttttttaaatttatgttGGTATTTTTATAGTGAccctaatcctcttctggaaattatagtttgttttttattattatttattttgtttcctcacaggagttggaaaccaatattttctgaaaaaaatgctaaaatatttctttaaaaaaaaaaaaaagcgaaatttaaaaaaaatgtaaatggaaaaacacaaaataaaataaaatggcttCTATAGGACCCTACTTGTACTTTCCCATGAGCTCAATCCTCCACGTTTAACATTAAATACATCCTACACCAGTTTCTAAAcaatgttttgtttctttttgtagaTTTTCGGCTTTTTGAACTTGATCCTGTGGGCTGGAAACTGCTGGTTCATCTACAAGGAAACTGAGTTTCACAAGGAGCCCAATCCACCCGTGGAAGAAGGCGGGGCCCCCGGGCCCTAAGTGTGGATCCCTGTCGAAAACACCCAACAACAGCCTCGCTTCTTAACCAAAGGAAGAgcaaaagaaaaggaaagaaaagcaatgTTAGAAGTTTTAAGTTCAACAGTCAACGTTTTTCTGAACAGcaggattttattattattattctaaagtGTTCATAATTACTGTTTAATCCAAAATCTGATTGGCTTTATTTGTGCCTTTAATAGCAGCGAAACACACTGACGTGTGTTAAATGTGTCCACCAGGCGATGAATGTCGAGCTAAAAAAGGCTAAAACtcaaactttaatttacttactgaTTAAATCAAACACGCTAACTCTGATGTTCTCctatgcacacgcacacgcaccaTCAGCTTATTGcatcacttttaaaatgttgagCACTAAAAGATAACGAAAGCCAAGCACACTCGATTCtgttgtacttttattttacgATAAATAAGTTTACAGACTTTGGTTTAAGTTCAGATTCCTGCTGAGAACGCTGTGATTAACTGCAGTGCTGATTTTCCCCACTTTTATTCACGTTTCTGACCTCGGAGTGAACATATATGATGCTTTTCATTCTGACCTTTACATTTAGGCCATTAAgtttaaaaccacaacaaaaaaaggaataacatGCAGTAAGAATTCGGGATGTTATTTTAACTGTTCAGAACTGTCCCAGGAGGAAAAAAGTATATATTAAACCCTCTTTATATATAGTTCTAGTTTTTCAGctgttattatattttaaatcttCCCTCAACGgatgcagaaataaatgtgcCAACTACTGAAATGTCTTTGTTAACCGACTCTAAAGGGCAGCTACATTACAGGTGATCTTTGGTTGCTGctcagtcttttattttgaagtcaacataaaaaaaacacccaaatatcCCACTTCtaatataataatacacttcAACCACAAGAAATTTTAGATTTTGACCAGGAAATGGCAAaataatgacagaaatacaGGAAATTAAACCTATTTTATGCACCTTAAACCAAATCTAGAGATGTTTCCATCTTTTTATGTCACATTAATGAGTCTGAAGCAGTGAATTCTACCAACACTAGGCCAATAAACCAAGTTCTTCGTGTACAGTTTACACAGTTCagtgagtttttattttatctgcTCGTGGGAACGATTCATTCTGCAGCTTCTCTTTGATTCATTGTAACACACAGTATCTTCACTTATATACAGTGCTTAAGAGATTTATGAGACCACCAccgtgcttttgttttgtaagCTTTTGGATGTTTAATTATTTAACAGAATTAAAGAATTTCAAATGTTTGCCcacctcttttttttatatactgtatgactttgtatatatatatccaaaGCTGGTTCTAGTtgagatcaggggttctcaaccttggagtcacgACCCCATTTGGAGACGTGAGACACGCctaattgttcttacttttttctaccacatttaatccaatattgacactttgaaccctttttaccactttttctgtccattttatttctgattaaaacaatgatatactgtaagtctttaagatgactctatactatggcccaaataataataaacattcctggataacagtggatattattcagatgaatgaataaatgtggttatcacagattcatagaataatggaccatcattttactgactttatggatggaccccaaaaatctctcccctttattccccctcatagatgaCTAACTTTTCCCAAGtgcttccctgtatgcctttgtaTCTACAACACATTTTGAGAAGCTTTTATCTGGTTTCGGACATTTATTCATCGCAGTGTTTACCTCCAAgc is a genomic window containing:
- the sypl2a gene encoding synaptophysin-like protein 2a is translated as MDSVQKAATGFSLDLGLLKEPLGFIRLLEWIFTIFAFATAGGYSGTTQFRVKCNDSTELQNVSTKFYYPFRLPTVPFQVPECNGSVSETYLQGDFSSSAEFYVCVGVFGFLFCTATLILYLGYQTVYRQTSRGPLIDLALTAVFAFLWLVSSSAWGKAVTDITWETSPTHLAQLCKANPCEPGQGPSLGRLNASVIFGFLNLILWAGNCWFIYKETEFHKEPNPPVEEGGAPGP